In a genomic window of Erigeron canadensis isolate Cc75 chromosome 5, C_canadensis_v1, whole genome shotgun sequence:
- the LOC122601085 gene encoding uncharacterized protein LOC122601085: protein MVNIRYTYIHNAVNNNFHAVVDTHHVVARNTVFKSVIVYLVASLIVSYASFLHLHKGTPITTVIWSLFFGAFLVKLLIWRPIVKESIVILPAFGVQLETHYGSGRIRRRFIPESKILKPVLNECVTPITCFWCLSLLVRDEDQLTLVFEKFRPPLGMLVPIWKALCAAADCKESSVPFQEDE, encoded by the exons ATGGTGAATAtcagatatacatacatacacaacgCTGTTAATAATAACTTTCACGCCGTGGTGGATACGCATCACGTTGTTGCTCGGAACACTGTTTTCAAATCAGTTATTGTTTACCTTGTTGCGTCACTCATTGTTTCATATGCTTCATTTCTTCATCTCCACAAg GGGACACCAATCACCACTGTTATATGGAGCCTATTTTTTGGTGCTTTTCTGGTCAAGTTACTTATCTGGAGACCGATTGTGAAAG AATCCATCGTAATTTTGCCTGCGTTTGGAGTCCAGCTTGAAACTCATTATGGAAG TGGAAGGATAAGGCGGCGCTTTATTCCTGAAAGTAAGATTCTTAAGCCAGTGCTAAATGAATGTGTTACCCCAATAACCTGTTTCTGGTGCTTATCTCTCCTGGTTCGCGATGAAGATCAGCTTACCTTAGTTTTTGAG AAATTCCGTCCACCCTTGGGAATGTTAGTACCCATCTGGAAAGCTTTATGTGCTGCCGCTGATTGTAAAGAAAGCTCCGTGCCATTTCAAGAAGATGAGTAA
- the LOC122599452 gene encoding peroxiredoxin-2-like — protein sequence MAPIALIPFQKGEKEKHKIAVGDLIPDGTLSYFDDDQDQMQNVYSFFGIGLKHVPTFLEKSEELKSKGVEEILLISVNDPFVMKEWRKSYGDAKNVKFLADGSASYTRALGLELDLSNKGLGVRSRRFAMLVDNLKVVAANIEEGGEFTISGADEILKAL from the exons ATGGCTCCAATAGCTCTTATTCCATTTcaaaaaggagaaaaagaaaaacacaaaatagCTGTTGGTGATTTGATTCCTGATGGCACTCTTTCTTACTTTGACGACGACCAAGATCAGATGCAAAATGTCTATTCATTCTTTGGCATCGG CCTTAAACATGTACCAACTTTCTTGGAAAAATCAGAAGAGCTAAAATCAAAAGGGGTGGAGGAGATTTTGTTAATTAGTG TGAATGACCCTTTCGTGATGAAGGAATGGCGAAAGTCATATGGAGATGCAAAGAATGTGAAATTTCTCGCTGATGGATCTGCGTCATACACTCGTGCGCTTGGTCTTGAGCTTGATCTCTCTAACAAAGGATTAGGAGTTCGTTCGAGGAGGTTTGCTATGTTGGTTGATAACCTCAAAGTGGTGGCAGCAAACATTGAGGAAGGAGGAGAATTCACCATTTCTGGTGCTGATGAAATCCTTAAGGCATTGTAA
- the LOC122599891 gene encoding rac-like GTP-binding protein ARAC7 encodes MSVSKFIKCVTVGDGAVGKTCMLICYTSNKFPTDYIPTVFDNFSANVAVDGNIVNLGLWDTAGQEDYSRLRPLSYRGADVFVLAFSLISRASYENVLKKWMPELRRFAPNVPVVLVGTKLDLRDDKGYLADHMGSNVITSAQGEELRKQIGAAAYIECSSKTQQNVKAVFDTAIKVVLQPPRRKEVIRQKRRKSSGCSIMGIMCGGCAA; translated from the exons atgAGTgtttcaaagtttataaaatgtGTCACTGTTGGTGATGGAGCTGTTGGCAAAACTTGTATGCTGATTTGTTATACTAGTAACAAATTTCCCACT GATTATATCCCAACGGTTTTTGACAATTTCAGTGCTAATGTGGCTGTTGATGGAAACATTGTTAACTTGGGGTTATGGGACACTGCTG GTCAAGAAGATTATAGCAGATTAAGGCCATTAAGCTACAGAGGTGCAGATGTATTTGTGTTagctttttctttaataagtaggGCAAGCTATGAAAATGTCCTAAAGAAG TGGATGCCGGAACTTCGAAGATTCGCACCAAATGTTCCAGTAGTACTTGTTGGCACAAAGTTAG ATCTTCGTGACGACAAGGGATATTTAGCCGATCATATGGGGTCTAATGTTATCACATCTGCCCAG GGTGAAGAACTGAGGAAACAAATTGGTGCAGCTGCTTATATCGAATGCAGTTCAAAAACTCAACAG AATGTGAAAGCGGTGTTTGATACGGCCATCAAGGTTGTTCTGCAACCTCCTCGAAGGAAGGAGGTGATCAGACAGAAAAGGCGTAAGAGCTCCGGGTGTTCCATTAT GGGCATTATGTGTGGTGGTTGTGCTGCTTAA